TTCCTTGGTTCATCTGGTTATTATGTGCTTGTGATTAATGTTTTCATATAATCAACTGCTTCTGTATCTTGTAATATTTCATTTCTGTTTACTTTTTTTCATTCCATATGCATGGCCACTGAAGGATGTAACATATGGTAAACGACAAGAAGAACTGAAAAATATTAAAGGGTCCAAAACAGAACATTCCACGATAATAACTGACTGATACAAGGGCCTTCATGACTATTTTTCAATGTATACATGGTCCGAAAAACATTTCCTTGACGTACACTAGAGCTTACGTGACTCGAACATACTAATTTCTGCAAAGCGGCTAGCAGTGACTATTTAGAAATTTTAGTTTTACTAGTGAATTTTATATAGAGAGAGATGACAAACAAGGGCCTCAGCACCCTCCTTTTATATAGAAGAAGCAGACAAGGTGATGTGTCCACCGTGGCAATCGCCATTGGTGCCTGAAAATGGGCAAAGTTGACGTTGTAAGACAAGTTCAATATTCACctttcaaaattaaacaagaccGAGCCAGTTATTTCTGCAGTTCACCCAAATAAAAGAAGGATCAAGATAACTGCCGTAAGAACATGTTTCAAGGAATTTGAGCTCTCCCAACTATCAAGAAAGTCGAATGATACTCTTGAAAACTTCACCCCACTCCTAAACTCTGTTAGGCTTATATGACAAAAGTCCAAAACATCTTGAAATCTATGTTGACTCCACAAGATTAATAATATGTATAATACCGGATAGATGATCTCGCCCTCGCATTGGCAGTTCGACAATTTCAcatgatcttggtgattgaatcCAGTGACACCATGAGCACCAGCTCGTCATGGGTAGATGCGTGGTACGGCTGATTCATGTGTGCCGCCGCAGCCTtccgctgctgctcctgcctGTAATTTGAAGGTAGAAGAAAGACTCAACCACCATGGTCTGCCTCACCCAATGCAACTATATGCTAAGAAATCAAATGCGTTTCAAAGAAACCTTTTCTGGCTGTCAACACCCTCGGCAGGCTGCTGGCGAACCTTCTTCTCTGCCTCCGGTTGCTGGGAGGACGAACACtgccccatctctctctctctctctctctctctctctctctctctctctctctctctctctctctctctctctgcgtgtgtgtgtgtgtgtgtgagtgttcCTTGTTGGCTAGCTGAAGAGCTGCAAGGGTGCAGTAGTAGTATATATGTTGGGTTTGGCACGACGATGACGACgtagtcttttcttttcttttatcacTTTGAAAACCAATTGCAATTAGAAATACGAAAAAGGTTTCTAAAAGTGTCGTTACTTTTTTAACTACG
The nucleotide sequence above comes from Panicum virgatum strain AP13 chromosome 3K, P.virgatum_v5, whole genome shotgun sequence. Encoded proteins:
- the LOC120701537 gene encoding uncharacterized protein LOC120701537, translating into MGQCSSSQQPEAEKKVRQQPAEGVDSQKRQEQQRKAAAAHMNQPYHASTHDELVLMVSLDSITKIM